The Chitinophaga flava genome has a segment encoding these proteins:
- a CDS encoding SprB repeat-containing protein — protein MKIYIGIILTMLLWYQQTSGQANYRLKTKTSIYRPDFSYRYICDDNFFDLVANFSNARGMSIPTPGYQASIGNSGYDMQNLVSDPNWSAQYVPPTPQRVLFDSITFPTTNDLTGIYIRTLSSKSGGGGCSVSCDESYTFPVSGLSSAGCAYTSRYKHSNYINDNTCFTHLVEVWVYPILDNALQQPADKAIGTEDPITISAIAGFPSPVYKWQFNVDGTWRSFPAAYIGSSTIAFTATDLLAGSGLNVNNYISKNVYIRLDNCSGGSSSNIITLNIKKSPPAIINTIVTQPTCFDSNDGKFNVTFGRSLLNGESLLLNLLDPTRPGRPLFHQITAADLGADNSYTFPDNLPAANYYLTYQSKFDTAQSNVKKTVQYSVTAPAPVAFTTTSSNVWCYAGKDGTITLQATGGVGNYQYMIKRAGQPDSSWYSFSSGNTSLITALSAGNYIIQVRDGSQCYAKSSANGPVINKNIAITQPAVPLQINLVQSANPLGYGLSDGWVEAEITGGTGLPDGSYHYQWTSNGTVLTGGVTTTVTATGYRIRLSGIPQGTYKLNVTDNNYLSATTNAGCTATDSFSLVQPPPLVVAIAITDSVQCKGNTDGILVAHAKGGMPFTTGLPYAYTWKKKNTSGTWDVLTTQTDSIAGSLNAGWYAVNIKDANGIVLNKDSIFFLPEPLLLQVSISKTDVTCSGFPDGNAFANVTGGNQPYQLIWNTGDTGDTITHLAAGTYLVYVKDRHGCKTQLNTVIAQPNAINVTATVTQPTCFNSCDGAIAVGITGGTSPFIYQWTGTNGNASTVNNLCSGAYQVKITDANGCSFTQGVTLDNPAPLPLRLKPDRYICTGQAISYDITVDKPGMQYQWTSPNGFSSRQAAVTLTQAGTYYAQVVDAHNCISKDTLVLTAFTSTVASEFALPSQAFTNEDIVIVNISNPAPDSIRWTLPAAAGILQQDYNLARLTFRDTGTYAIRLTTYKGSCYADQVQQVIVTDRAGFPGVSNTRNPFIKEFSISPNPNYGSFTVQVVLQRDAPIRLKLIRLNTSQVTSLVLQSGLAAYSIPMKVTAASGLYVLVLETPNGNASLKVAIL, from the coding sequence ATGAAAATTTATATTGGTATTATACTGACAATGCTGCTCTGGTATCAGCAAACTTCCGGGCAGGCAAATTACCGGCTGAAAACTAAGACAAGTATATACAGACCCGACTTCTCGTATAGGTATATATGTGATGACAATTTTTTTGATCTGGTAGCCAATTTTTCCAATGCCCGTGGTATGAGTATCCCTACTCCCGGTTATCAGGCATCTATCGGCAATTCAGGCTATGATATGCAAAACCTGGTGTCGGACCCAAACTGGTCTGCCCAGTATGTACCTCCAACTCCCCAAAGAGTACTTTTTGATAGTATAACCTTTCCCACTACTAACGATCTGACGGGGATATATATACGAACACTTTCATCAAAGTCTGGTGGGGGGGGATGTTCCGTTAGTTGTGACGAAAGTTATACTTTCCCCGTTAGTGGTTTATCGTCTGCTGGCTGTGCCTATACTTCCAGGTATAAACATTCTAATTATATTAACGATAATACCTGTTTTACACATTTGGTGGAAGTATGGGTATATCCTATATTGGATAATGCGTTGCAACAACCGGCGGATAAAGCAATTGGTACCGAAGACCCAATCACTATCTCTGCTATTGCCGGTTTCCCTTCGCCCGTTTATAAATGGCAGTTCAATGTGGATGGAACATGGAGATCATTTCCTGCTGCATACATTGGTTCCAGCACTATAGCGTTTACGGCTACCGATTTGTTGGCCGGGTCCGGGTTGAATGTCAATAATTACATCTCAAAAAATGTCTATATCCGTCTCGATAATTGTTCTGGTGGCTCTTCATCCAATATCATTACACTAAATATCAAAAAATCGCCACCTGCCATTATTAATACTATTGTTACACAACCGACCTGTTTCGATTCCAATGATGGTAAGTTCAACGTTACTTTTGGCCGATCGTTACTCAATGGTGAATCCCTTTTGCTTAACCTCCTGGATCCCACTCGTCCGGGACGGCCACTTTTCCATCAGATCACTGCTGCAGATCTGGGCGCCGACAACAGCTATACTTTCCCTGACAACCTGCCGGCCGCCAATTATTACCTGACATACCAGAGTAAGTTTGATACCGCACAATCCAATGTGAAAAAAACGGTGCAGTATAGTGTTACAGCACCTGCGCCCGTTGCTTTTACTACCACTTCTTCAAACGTTTGGTGTTATGCCGGAAAAGACGGTACCATTACATTGCAGGCTACCGGTGGGGTCGGTAATTATCAATACATGATCAAAAGAGCCGGACAGCCGGATTCCTCCTGGTATTCGTTTTCTTCCGGTAATACCAGTCTTATTACGGCATTATCTGCAGGCAATTATATCATCCAGGTAAGAGACGGGAGTCAGTGTTACGCAAAAAGCAGCGCCAACGGCCCCGTTATCAATAAAAATATCGCGATCACACAACCTGCGGTTCCCTTACAGATCAACCTGGTACAATCCGCCAATCCGCTGGGGTATGGGTTGTCTGATGGATGGGTAGAAGCTGAGATCACCGGTGGCACCGGATTGCCGGATGGCTCTTATCATTACCAATGGACATCGAATGGTACAGTGTTAACAGGAGGTGTTACAACCACTGTCACGGCAACCGGCTATCGTATCAGATTATCAGGAATACCACAAGGGACCTATAAGTTAAATGTCACCGATAATAACTACCTGTCAGCGACTACCAATGCTGGTTGTACAGCCACAGACAGCTTTAGTTTGGTGCAGCCGCCTCCGCTGGTGGTGGCAATAGCCATTACAGACAGTGTACAATGTAAAGGCAATACAGATGGCATATTGGTCGCTCACGCAAAAGGGGGAATGCCTTTTACGACAGGCCTCCCTTACGCCTATACGTGGAAAAAGAAAAATACATCCGGCACATGGGATGTATTAACTACACAAACAGATAGCATTGCCGGTAGCCTCAATGCCGGGTGGTATGCGGTGAATATAAAAGATGCCAATGGCATCGTATTAAATAAAGACAGTATCTTCTTTTTACCCGAGCCACTTCTGTTACAGGTAAGCATCAGTAAAACAGATGTTACCTGCAGTGGTTTCCCTGATGGGAATGCCTTTGCAAACGTCACTGGTGGCAACCAACCCTACCAGCTCATCTGGAATACCGGCGATACCGGTGATACCATCACTCACCTGGCTGCAGGTACTTACCTGGTGTATGTGAAAGACCGGCATGGTTGTAAAACACAGCTTAATACGGTAATTGCACAGCCCAATGCTATCAATGTTACTGCTACGGTTACACAGCCCACTTGTTTTAATAGCTGCGATGGGGCAATAGCTGTGGGCATTACTGGCGGTACCTCACCTTTCATTTATCAATGGACAGGTACTAACGGTAACGCTAGTACGGTTAATAATCTTTGTAGTGGTGCTTATCAGGTGAAAATCACAGATGCCAATGGCTGTAGCTTCACACAGGGCGTTACGCTGGATAATCCCGCCCCATTGCCACTCCGTCTGAAACCTGACCGCTATATCTGCACCGGACAAGCTATCTCTTATGATATTACAGTAGATAAACCAGGAATGCAATACCAATGGACATCTCCCAACGGATTCAGCAGCAGGCAGGCTGCGGTAACGCTTACGCAGGCTGGCACTTATTATGCACAGGTAGTCGATGCACACAACTGTATCTCTAAAGATACATTGGTGTTAACGGCGTTTACTTCCACGGTAGCCAGTGAGTTTGCACTCCCTTCACAGGCCTTTACCAATGAAGATATTGTGATCGTAAATATCAGTAATCCTGCACCGGATAGTATAAGATGGACGCTGCCCGCAGCTGCCGGCATCTTACAGCAGGATTATAATCTGGCCAGACTGACTTTTAGAGATACCGGTACTTATGCTATCAGGCTTACTACCTATAAGGGGTCCTGTTACGCCGATCAGGTACAGCAGGTAATTGTGACCGACAGGGCCGGTTTTCCAGGCGTCAGTAATACCCGGAACCCATTTATAAAAGAGTTTTCCATATCACCTAATCCTAATTACGGCAGCTTTACGGTACAGGTAGTGCTGCAACGGGATGCGCCCATCAGATTAAAACTGATCAGACTGAACACAAGCCAGGTGACCAGCCTTGTCTTACAATCCGGACTGGCAGCTTATTCGATACCGATGAAAGTCACGGCTGCTTCCGGGCTTTATGTGCTGGTGCTGGAGACACCCAATGGTAACGCTTCTTTAAAGGTGGCTATTCTCTAA
- a CDS encoding DAPG hydrolase family protein — translation MMKLTKEIEKLMFKDIDALLSPKPIYLEAGIKRLENGMLHVAMRNVLHNCKGKMLDWWFKYFETTADLKLWHPHDHVAHGGWDSKWIKNENYIGATIHATESLGDIPPVPATIKFHDPAEIFNPEILKQAYANGDVSTVVYARIGFGENTPTDINGDPMDGYMVHVVRDMAQGCTLRSHFFLGALTADSDRQLPDEIGFGLMEHCYSEFTYLSQVLPSLYYAENKNGDKAPLLW, via the coding sequence ATGATGAAACTGACGAAGGAAATTGAAAAATTAATGTTTAAAGATATAGATGCGCTGCTATCTCCTAAACCAATATACCTCGAGGCGGGTATCAAAAGATTGGAAAACGGCATGCTCCACGTTGCTATGAGAAACGTTCTGCATAACTGTAAAGGGAAGATGTTGGATTGGTGGTTTAAATACTTTGAAACCACTGCGGATTTAAAGTTATGGCATCCACATGACCATGTAGCGCACGGTGGCTGGGATAGTAAATGGATTAAAAACGAAAATTATATCGGGGCCACCATTCATGCAACAGAATCCCTGGGCGATATCCCTCCAGTACCTGCTACCATTAAATTTCATGACCCCGCGGAAATTTTTAATCCTGAGATTTTAAAACAGGCATATGCTAACGGAGATGTCAGTACGGTCGTTTATGCCAGAATCGGATTTGGTGAAAATACGCCGACGGACATAAATGGTGATCCTATGGATGGTTACATGGTGCATGTTGTAAGAGACATGGCACAGGGTTGTACCTTGAGAAGCCATTTTTTCCTTGGGGCGTTAACAGCAGACAGCGATCGTCAGCTGCCTGATGAAATTGGATTCGGGTTGATGGAGCATTGTTATAGTGAGTTTACCTATCTTTCACAAGTTCTCCCTTCACTCTACTACGCAGAAAATAAAAATGGAGACAAGGCACCTCTTCTCTGGTGA
- a CDS encoding DAPG hydrolase family protein: MRIEEANDLLKPGYLPFEAGWKRYDDGLLVVAARSSLANITGEMVEWWFTYVQNTEQYTIWHKDDHVFSDWIGERGTGKYIGGTHIAHERLGGDEIHKLKINFLDPANILDVSKFEELGVTAVHARLGIDGMPGYAAKMVHFIRDTDYGCEMRSRFWLGYFEGNDLENNLETRLTIYPDELGEGLCKHCHEEMSNFNIFLPELYEKETGKKAKKNTLNDLLKNV; encoded by the coding sequence ATGAGAATAGAAGAAGCAAATGACCTCCTGAAACCTGGATACTTACCATTTGAAGCTGGCTGGAAGCGTTATGACGATGGTTTGTTAGTTGTTGCTGCACGTTCCAGTCTTGCTAATATCACAGGGGAAATGGTAGAATGGTGGTTTACTTATGTTCAAAACACTGAGCAGTACACCATTTGGCATAAAGATGACCATGTATTCAGCGATTGGATCGGAGAACGGGGAACAGGTAAATATATTGGTGGAACACATATCGCTCACGAGAGACTAGGTGGAGATGAAATACACAAGTTGAAGATCAATTTTCTTGATCCGGCTAACATACTGGATGTATCGAAATTTGAGGAGCTTGGCGTTACTGCTGTTCATGCCAGATTGGGAATAGATGGGATGCCTGGTTACGCAGCCAAAATGGTCCATTTTATTCGCGATACCGACTATGGTTGTGAAATGCGCAGCCGATTCTGGTTGGGATATTTTGAAGGAAACGACCTGGAGAATAACCTTGAAACACGTCTTACGATTTATCCGGATGAATTAGGTGAGGGTTTGTGTAAACATTGCCATGAAGAGATGAGTAATTTTAATATTTTCTTACCTGAACTGTATGAAAAGGAGACCGGTAAAAAAGCTAAAAAGAACACGCTTAATGATCTGCTGAAAAATGTATAA
- a CDS encoding PKD domain-containing protein translates to MNRKNKRIRLYAILLLAELLGGCYKEEQYPVKAVFSIQVENNNYSVPVQVNISNNTTGAETFSWSFEGGNPATSAKKDPGTIVYNNPGNYILKLIAGNRYGGIDSMTIPIKVDADVEPGFTCTNAQSWFPPVTCQLNNITKGADRYEWTFEGGEPASSTQMQPGNVVFRQPGKHKITLKAGNGRVSFTRDTTITVLPDLVADFSIAWPASNDDKQVPFNVITVNKCISATSYNWSFTGGAPAISTDQAPSVLYNTPGIYTLSLTAANDKKSVVATKTITVLPNTHLYTFTDIRLGINTAQNTIGSYFSSVLGKVLKSGEVTAANGSQIDFCYFGLNNGFNYNKIISPDSVQLYTFSAIPNAINIQVINKQESCGCGVNFSVADFDSMTDDTPLRMLNISQSIAGLAEFDNTVPRVVLFKTSDGRKGAVKIKQFVNAGQQSYILCDIKITKP, encoded by the coding sequence ATGAACAGGAAGAATAAACGGATAAGGCTATACGCAATCCTTCTACTGGCAGAACTATTGGGGGGATGTTATAAAGAAGAACAATACCCGGTAAAAGCAGTATTTTCTATACAGGTAGAGAATAATAATTATTCCGTGCCGGTACAGGTAAATATCAGCAATAACACCACCGGTGCTGAAACCTTTTCCTGGAGCTTTGAAGGCGGAAATCCGGCGACATCAGCAAAAAAAGATCCCGGCACTATTGTGTATAATAATCCCGGTAATTATATTCTCAAATTAATTGCAGGTAACCGGTATGGCGGCATAGATAGTATGACCATACCAATAAAGGTGGATGCTGATGTGGAACCAGGATTTACCTGTACCAATGCTCAGTCCTGGTTTCCGCCGGTTACGTGTCAGTTGAACAATATTACAAAAGGTGCTGACAGATATGAATGGACTTTTGAGGGTGGCGAACCCGCATCTTCAACACAGATGCAACCAGGAAACGTGGTATTCCGGCAGCCAGGGAAACATAAGATCACATTAAAGGCAGGCAACGGGCGCGTAAGCTTTACCAGGGATACTACTATCACAGTTTTACCCGACCTGGTAGCTGATTTCAGCATTGCCTGGCCTGCATCAAATGATGATAAACAGGTTCCTTTCAATGTGATCACAGTTAATAAATGCATCAGTGCTACCAGCTATAACTGGTCGTTTACAGGAGGCGCCCCTGCTATATCAACAGACCAGGCTCCATCGGTACTATATAATACTCCAGGTATCTATACGCTTTCCCTGACCGCAGCCAATGATAAAAAATCTGTAGTGGCCACAAAAACAATCACAGTATTACCCAATACCCATCTCTATACGTTTACGGATATACGATTGGGTATTAATACAGCACAAAATACTATTGGCAGCTATTTTTCTTCTGTATTGGGAAAAGTGCTGAAAAGCGGTGAGGTAACAGCTGCAAATGGCAGCCAGATTGACTTCTGTTATTTTGGTCTGAATAATGGATTTAACTATAATAAAATTATTTCACCGGATAGTGTGCAGCTGTATACATTTTCCGCTATCCCGAATGCAATTAATATTCAGGTGATCAACAAACAAGAGTCTTGCGGATGTGGCGTTAATTTTTCGGTAGCTGATTTTGACAGCATGACAGACGATACACCGCTAAGAATGTTGAATATCAGCCAAAGTATAGCCGGCCTTGCGGAATTTGATAATACGGTGCCGAGAGTTGTCCTCTTCAAAACATCTGACGGCAGAAAGGGGGCTGTTAAAATAAAACAATTCGTTAATGCTGGTCAGCAAAGCTATATTCTCTGTGATATCAAGATTACGAAACCATAA
- a CDS encoding MFS transporter has protein sequence MKKLSGMGRLALLLSSSLTIMVGTAIAPSLTEISKHLGFAKSPGWLITLPSLGVVLFAPFVGKLIDQKGPYVIMLWGLIPYAVLGTIGAVLRNPYLIIIDRLLLGGATAAVQASGTGLIAALFHGKARMKMIAWQGMSIELGGVVFLSIGGLLGELGWQYPFFIYLIGLVCAFLIVRTINLQPAPVAQHDESTDTRISLKLVVIIINSAFAMILFFVAFVGLPVYLTEVFHYSESAIGYFMAFISLIAVVAAGQMPKVVRKFSEFRVVATGFLFFMAGLGTFYLANSLLMLFIAALCMGIGFGFTIPLLNHMTLEESRPSNRGRNLGLYSMGVFGGQFLSSFITEISSDVALTFLNGAVLAFVVAIMLLLVTGKSSRFKIA, from the coding sequence ATGAAGAAGTTATCCGGGATGGGAAGATTGGCTCTGCTACTTTCAAGTAGCCTTACTATTATGGTTGGAACAGCGATAGCTCCTTCACTTACGGAAATATCGAAGCACCTGGGGTTTGCAAAAAGTCCCGGATGGCTTATTACTTTACCTTCACTTGGTGTTGTGTTATTTGCACCTTTTGTAGGTAAGTTAATAGATCAAAAAGGACCATATGTTATAATGCTATGGGGATTGATACCCTATGCGGTGTTGGGAACTATAGGAGCGGTACTGCGTAATCCTTACCTTATTATCATCGATCGTTTATTACTTGGCGGTGCTACCGCAGCCGTACAGGCATCAGGCACAGGCCTTATTGCAGCCCTTTTTCACGGCAAGGCCCGCATGAAAATGATTGCGTGGCAGGGAATGAGTATCGAGCTGGGTGGGGTGGTTTTTCTCAGCATCGGAGGACTTTTGGGTGAGCTGGGTTGGCAATATCCGTTTTTCATTTACCTCATCGGTTTAGTTTGTGCGTTCCTGATTGTTAGAACTATAAACCTGCAACCTGCGCCTGTAGCCCAGCATGACGAAAGCACCGATACCCGGATCTCGTTAAAATTGGTTGTCATAATAATCAATTCTGCATTTGCCATGATTTTGTTTTTTGTAGCCTTTGTGGGTCTACCGGTTTACCTCACTGAAGTCTTTCATTATTCAGAATCAGCAATCGGATATTTTATGGCCTTTATTTCTCTGATCGCGGTGGTTGCAGCTGGTCAAATGCCGAAGGTAGTCAGGAAATTTTCTGAGTTTAGGGTAGTTGCAACGGGATTCCTCTTTTTTATGGCTGGATTAGGAACATTTTATCTTGCCAATTCCTTATTAATGCTCTTTATAGCGGCATTATGTATGGGAATAGGTTTTGGCTTTACCATTCCGCTGCTTAATCATATGACACTTGAGGAAAGCAGGCCTTCAAACAGAGGCCGTAATCTTGGCCTCTATTCAATGGGTGTCTTTGGTGGTCAGTTTCTTTCTTCATTTATTACTGAAATATCATCAGATGTAGCCCTTACATTTTTGAATGGTGCAGTGCTGGCATTTGTAGTTGCAATTATGCTGTTACTGGTTACCGGTAAATCATCCCGATTTAAAATAGCCTGA
- a CDS encoding sigma-70 family RNA polymerase sigma factor, protein MRLPLPEQSDVLLLEECRKDNTKAYDILFDRYSGKLYNYALKYIRDEVKAEEAMMDLMFWLWDKRHELAPDVQLAPYLFRAMKHAVIKVMTRHQTQTVPLDFADDTATEDAGNRLRETELTALYHEKLSALSQQRQKVFRLSRHNNMSHAEIAKEMNLSLFTVKNHIKASLTYFRSELKDYIDISGVLIFLFFL, encoded by the coding sequence ATGCGATTACCCTTACCTGAACAATCGGATGTATTGTTGCTGGAAGAATGCAGGAAAGACAATACCAAGGCCTATGATATACTGTTTGACAGGTATTCCGGAAAACTGTATAACTATGCGCTGAAGTACATCCGTGACGAAGTCAAGGCGGAAGAGGCCATGATGGACCTGATGTTCTGGCTGTGGGATAAACGTCACGAGCTGGCACCGGATGTACAACTGGCCCCTTATCTGTTCCGGGCTATGAAGCATGCTGTTATTAAAGTGATGACCCGTCATCAGACTCAAACCGTACCACTTGATTTTGCGGACGATACCGCTACTGAAGATGCTGGCAACCGCCTGCGCGAAACTGAACTGACCGCACTGTATCATGAGAAGTTGAGTGCCCTCAGTCAGCAACGGCAAAAGGTGTTCCGCCTTAGCAGGCATAATAATATGAGTCACGCAGAAATTGCGAAGGAGATGAATCTCTCCTTGTTCACTGTTAAAAATCATATCAAAGCATCCCTGACCTATTTTCGCTCTGAACTGAAGGACTACATTGATATTTCCGGTGTTTTGATTTTCCTGTTCTTTCTCTGA
- a CDS encoding helix-turn-helix domain-containing protein, with translation MKFIHQIDPLKFVFFELYRCPDSYLQNPQRADFFEIIWFKHPEGNGSDSKKGEHYMYLVPPYRLTKLSLDDKDGCMIAFKREYLEEDDKEYALDVFNLFNMHGQYTSLRIDDDVVETFQYLKVLIEKEYYNSMGTYLVLKALLKVFLLNLIRINQHYFLNQDVNQKRVYQFIMLMDENYKTERKADFYSSKMGISEKRINQILKEKMNKTLTQLLHERVILEANRMLIAGEFTIKEIAFNLNFEDPAYFSRFYKKQTGQTPEDFKKHKYIDDETDEGN, from the coding sequence ATGAAATTCATTCACCAGATTGATCCATTGAAATTTGTCTTTTTCGAGCTGTACCGTTGCCCTGATAGTTACTTGCAAAATCCTCAACGGGCTGATTTTTTTGAAATTATTTGGTTTAAGCATCCTGAAGGAAACGGTTCAGACAGCAAAAAAGGAGAGCATTACATGTACCTGGTCCCTCCATATCGTCTTACAAAATTAAGTCTGGATGATAAGGATGGATGTATGATTGCTTTTAAAAGAGAGTATTTGGAAGAAGATGACAAAGAATATGCGTTGGATGTTTTTAATCTCTTCAATATGCATGGGCAGTACACCAGTTTGCGTATAGATGACGATGTGGTAGAAACCTTCCAATACTTAAAAGTATTGATAGAGAAAGAATACTATAATTCAATGGGGACCTATCTGGTTTTAAAGGCGCTATTGAAAGTTTTTCTGTTGAATCTAATCCGTATTAACCAGCATTATTTTTTAAATCAGGATGTAAATCAGAAGCGGGTCTACCAGTTTATTATGCTGATGGATGAAAATTATAAGACAGAACGAAAGGCAGATTTTTATTCCTCAAAAATGGGGATTAGTGAAAAGCGGATAAACCAGATTCTGAAAGAGAAAATGAATAAAACACTTACGCAGTTATTACATGAAAGAGTGATTCTGGAAGCAAACAGAATGCTGATTGCCGGCGAGTTTACCATCAAGGAGATTGCATTCAACTTAAACTTTGAGGATCCGGCATATTTTTCCCGATTTTATAAAAAGCAAACAGGACAAACACCTGAGGACTTTAAAAAACATAAATATATTGATGATGAAACTGACGAAGGAAATTGA